The following coding sequences lie in one Streptomyces ortus genomic window:
- the eccD gene encoding type VII secretion integral membrane protein EccD — protein sequence MTDSAVAELCRLTVRAPSVSVDLAVPADVPVADLLPTLLRYVGEEAEEAGLDHAGWVLQQLGDAPLDEETTLAHAGLSDGAVLYLRPHTEALPEARLDDLVDGIADTAGRRLNTWHPEAARALLVGAAAATVVAALALVLWPGTPNSGFSRVAFAAVTGLLLLAGAGSASRAVGDRLSATALGLLVAPCLALAGWLLPGGDLTGADARQVVGARLLAAGAAGAGGAVLALAATAVGAPALFATALVSVATAIAGGLIGYTGLAVQAAVALVATVVALAAGAVAPFAFKLAGMRLPALPSSAAQLQEGIEPYAGDEVAERTMLAGRWVTALFAATGVIALAALIVLGQGPNLPEALTALALTLLLLLHCRGLVHISQRLTLAVPGVLGLLLMARAWAADHDGTGRAVVFAVLLGAAAALVLAAWTVPGRRVLPYWGRAAELAHTGLAVALLPLALWAAGLFGWLRGLFG from the coding sequence ATGACCGACAGCGCTGTGGCCGAACTGTGCCGCCTGACCGTACGGGCGCCCAGCGTCTCCGTCGATCTGGCCGTGCCGGCCGACGTGCCGGTCGCCGACCTGCTGCCCACGCTACTGCGCTATGTCGGCGAAGAGGCGGAAGAAGCAGGTCTCGACCACGCCGGCTGGGTGCTCCAGCAACTCGGCGACGCACCGCTCGACGAGGAGACCACCCTCGCCCACGCGGGGCTCTCCGACGGCGCCGTGCTCTATCTGCGCCCGCACACCGAGGCACTGCCCGAGGCCCGGCTCGACGACCTGGTGGACGGGATAGCCGACACCGCGGGACGGCGCCTGAACACCTGGCACCCCGAAGCCGCCCGCGCGCTCCTGGTGGGCGCCGCCGCGGCCACCGTGGTCGCCGCCCTCGCACTGGTGCTGTGGCCCGGCACGCCCAACTCCGGCTTCTCCCGTGTCGCCTTCGCCGCCGTGACCGGCCTGCTGCTCCTCGCGGGCGCCGGCTCGGCCAGCCGAGCGGTCGGCGACCGCCTCTCCGCGACCGCGCTCGGCCTGCTGGTCGCGCCCTGCCTGGCCCTGGCCGGCTGGCTGCTGCCCGGCGGCGACCTGACCGGCGCGGACGCACGGCAGGTCGTGGGCGCTCGGCTGCTCGCCGCCGGCGCGGCCGGCGCGGGCGGCGCGGTCCTCGCGCTCGCCGCCACCGCGGTCGGTGCCCCGGCCCTGTTCGCCACCGCGCTGGTCTCGGTGGCCACCGCCATCGCCGGCGGCCTCATCGGCTACACCGGCCTCGCCGTGCAGGCCGCGGTGGCGCTGGTGGCCACCGTGGTCGCGCTCGCCGCCGGAGCGGTCGCGCCGTTCGCCTTCAAACTGGCCGGGATGCGACTGCCCGCGCTGCCGTCCTCCGCCGCCCAGCTCCAGGAGGGCATCGAGCCCTACGCGGGCGACGAGGTCGCCGAGCGCACCATGCTGGCCGGGCGCTGGGTCACCGCGCTCTTCGCCGCCACCGGCGTCATCGCCCTGGCCGCCCTGATCGTCCTCGGCCAGGGCCCGAACCTGCCCGAGGCGCTGACGGCCCTCGCACTGACCCTGCTGCTGCTCCTGCACTGCCGCGGTCTCGTGCACATCTCACAGCGGCTGACCCTGGCCGTGCCCGGCGTCCTGGGGCTCCTGCTGATGGCCCGCGCCTGGGCTGCGGACCACGACGGCACCGGACGCGCGGTCGTCTTCGCGGTCCTGCTCGGCGCCGCCGCCGCCCTCGTGCTCGCCGCCTGGACCGTACCCGGCCGCCGGGTGCTGCCGTACTGGGGCCGCGCGGCCGAACTGGCGCACACCGGCCTCGCCGTGGCACTGCTGCCGCTCGCCCTCTGGGCCGCGGGCCTCTTCGGCTGGCTGCGCGGCCTGTTCGGCTGA
- the eccB gene encoding type VII secretion protein EccB, with translation MQSKRDQVHAHSFMMGRLSSGLLMADPDAPESPLGRTTRGVVFGVLVTVLIGAGATVYGLLRPGGNDGWRDGEHLVVNRDTGARYLWTGTDGVLHPVRNYASAKLIGGSDLATADVHTPSLQGVPVGSPVGIPGAPDAVPATGQLDDGAWHMCVTGTDGALPNTSGVVATTGVDKPGATTVAAGMPLDSRAIGRDRGVLVSGPDDTEYLVWRGSRLPLDRASDARNALGYGSQEPMPVSAAFLDALAPGPALKPPAVPGRGGKGPELGGEASRVGQLFKVSVPGGGSTYHLLRKDGLVPLTRLGAALVLGDPATQKDAYEGQSPDVRTLGADALREHAAKDAADAASAELPDAPPLPQSAERGTALCAQVDGDHGGVRIRSVLVPLTELTPVAVSEGTAQPLEPACVPTEATVVRPGHGALVRALHASGAAHAGTTYLVAENGVKYRLSGKESLAALGYQASDIGSVPAPLLAAFPTGADLDPAAAAGVTEPRTTAPRCAAAEKPGKGEGDGKARAEAVGAVSKG, from the coding sequence GTGCAGTCCAAGAGAGACCAGGTACACGCCCACAGTTTCATGATGGGCAGGCTCAGCTCGGGCCTGCTGATGGCCGACCCGGACGCCCCGGAGAGCCCTCTGGGGCGCACCACCCGCGGTGTGGTCTTCGGCGTCCTGGTCACCGTCCTGATCGGCGCGGGCGCCACCGTATACGGTCTGCTGCGCCCCGGTGGGAACGACGGCTGGCGCGACGGTGAGCACCTCGTGGTCAACCGCGACACCGGCGCCCGGTATCTGTGGACCGGCACCGACGGCGTCCTGCACCCGGTGCGCAACTACGCCTCGGCGAAGCTGATCGGCGGCTCCGACCTGGCGACCGCCGATGTGCACACCCCCTCGCTGCAGGGCGTCCCGGTGGGCTCCCCGGTCGGCATCCCCGGCGCCCCGGACGCCGTACCCGCCACCGGGCAGCTCGACGACGGCGCCTGGCACATGTGCGTCACCGGGACCGACGGGGCGTTGCCCAACACCTCCGGGGTCGTGGCGACCACCGGCGTCGACAAGCCCGGAGCCACCACCGTGGCGGCCGGCATGCCGCTGGACTCACGCGCCATCGGCCGGGACCGCGGGGTGCTGGTGAGCGGCCCGGACGACACCGAGTACCTGGTGTGGCGGGGCAGCAGGCTGCCCCTCGACCGCGCCTCCGACGCCCGCAACGCCCTCGGTTACGGCTCCCAGGAGCCGATGCCCGTCTCGGCGGCCTTCCTCGACGCGCTGGCCCCCGGCCCCGCCCTCAAGCCGCCGGCCGTGCCGGGGCGCGGCGGGAAGGGTCCCGAACTCGGTGGCGAGGCAAGCCGCGTCGGCCAGCTGTTCAAGGTCAGCGTGCCCGGCGGCGGCAGCACCTACCACCTGCTGCGCAAGGACGGCCTGGTGCCGCTGACCCGGCTCGGCGCCGCCCTCGTACTGGGCGACCCGGCCACCCAGAAGGACGCCTACGAGGGGCAGTCGCCCGACGTGCGCACGCTCGGCGCGGACGCGCTGCGCGAGCACGCGGCGAAGGACGCGGCCGACGCCGCCTCCGCCGAACTGCCGGACGCGCCGCCCCTGCCGCAGTCCGCGGAGCGCGGCACCGCGCTCTGCGCCCAGGTGGACGGCGACCACGGCGGCGTACGGATCAGGTCGGTGCTGGTCCCGCTGACCGAGCTCACCCCGGTCGCCGTGTCGGAGGGCACCGCGCAGCCGCTGGAACCGGCCTGTGTGCCCACCGAGGCCACGGTGGTACGTCCAGGACACGGCGCCCTGGTCCGGGCCCTGCACGCGAGTGGCGCCGCGCACGCCGGGACCACCTACCTGGTGGCGGAGAACGGGGTGAAGTACCGCCTCTCCGGCAAGGAATCGCTGGCGGCGCTCGGGTACCAGGCCTCGGACATCGGCTCGGTCCCGGCCCCGCTGCTGGCGGCCTTCCCGACCGGCGCGGACCTCGATCCGGCCGCCGCCGCGGGCGTCACGGAACCCAGGACCACGGCCCCCCGGTGCGCAGCCGCCGAGAAGCCGGGGAAGGGCGAGGGCGACGGCAAGGCGCGGGCGGAGGCGGTCGGCGCCGTTTCGAAGGGCTGA
- a CDS encoding WXG100 family type VII secretion target produces MADGIIDVQYPKVQQAIEELLEQTQVIITTLNNLEDELKPLVSTWEGADQEQYRVVQAEWDNATKNMARLLGDNGELIRTIHDNHSRDERKSADNWGNVRAR; encoded by the coding sequence ATGGCCGACGGCATCATTGATGTGCAATACCCCAAGGTCCAGCAGGCCATCGAGGAACTGCTGGAGCAGACCCAGGTGATCATCACCACCCTCAACAACCTCGAGGACGAGCTGAAGCCGCTCGTCAGCACCTGGGAGGGCGCGGACCAGGAGCAGTACCGCGTGGTCCAGGCGGAGTGGGACAACGCCACCAAGAACATGGCCAGGCTCCTCGGCGACAACGGCGAGCTGATCCGGACCATCCACGACAACCACTCCCGTGACGAGCGCAAGAGCGCCGACAACTGGGGCAACGTCCGGGCCCGCTGA
- a CDS encoding type VII secretion system-associated protein, which produces MENFRDNEVQPVYTAAKKHREQGDGSTIRPLGHLVDGHTTPDNLDQNQQLLRIGKMATEPLVSGPKLIEGVRTTAEALDKLLGDQMDLFKELKEALSDTIEEANKTKNKNLDAIDAQTLLQTFEEVDTLTAGGTEEEDED; this is translated from the coding sequence ATGGAGAACTTCCGGGACAACGAGGTACAGCCGGTCTACACGGCGGCCAAGAAGCACCGCGAACAGGGCGACGGCTCCACCATCCGCCCGCTCGGCCACCTCGTCGACGGGCACACCACCCCGGACAACCTCGACCAGAACCAGCAGCTCCTGCGCATCGGCAAGATGGCCACCGAGCCCCTCGTCTCGGGACCGAAGCTGATCGAGGGCGTCCGCACCACCGCGGAGGCCCTGGACAAGCTGCTGGGCGACCAGATGGATCTCTTCAAAGAGCTGAAGGAGGCCCTCTCGGACACCATCGAGGAGGCCAACAAGACCAAGAACAAGAACCTGGACGCGATCGACGCGCAAACCCTGCTGCAGACGTTCGAAGAGGTCGACACCCTCACGGCCGGCGGCACGGAAGAAGAAGACGAGGACTGA
- a CDS encoding AAWKG family protein (Members of this family are unrelated to eukaryotic Tcp10, although some members contain a repetitive region similar to a C-terminal repeat region of Tcp10.) — translation MRTTTDQKGRPVADRYDPNSGTNLDKFDNAGDPSSDVWATLVKHITGYPVPDRSTIFDTLRSDHGGKLFRMDIKERSLSLMVKDSGFLTNTGEDYDIFFFDGGKKTKIMQARIVFEGRVKAGEEIIFAGPGSDNVNDAQVREGNEFTDYNKDKMSTIPLARYMNGPRTALLELLRGGTQNARFSNLGVGGSDAVDLNSFNRTGESFDYAAKFFRDHQVVLKDWEDRFGKDDASWKGEAAEVFRSLIKKIRENYDAYIETFDSSAGTGDETGTGNTVYSRALSLGRKYLEDSATKLLEAWLAWAKSPYYDPHQVLRYVLDDLAQWVDTNNVAKTNITSTTTRYSTTVRHSPQGGFTQTHPEYGDLTDIANWAKVGDKAVKVWSQGVEDYLSKPAATVQSNLNNHFLELGEDFADNVPKPKSTSTASEEYEEKKAKEEEEELRKQREEDKKYQEELREEQRKQREEDKKYQDELREEANKQREEDKKYQDELREEANKQREEDKKYQDELRNEQKAEQEEAKREAENLRNEQNQQRDEDKKYADELREEQKREQEEAKREAEQQAKEVQESLGGINDPNNPANQQNLDGLDDLLNQQNAITTESPGDLGDLNGNGNGNGQTDLGPITSNLGNLGSLNGGSLKTPDRLQLPAEQRGRPDDRLPGRQYQLVRPRHRDADHHLAGRQRHDAGSG, via the coding sequence GTGCGGACGACAACCGACCAGAAAGGGCGCCCGGTGGCCGATCGCTACGACCCCAACTCCGGCACCAACCTCGACAAGTTCGACAACGCCGGCGACCCGTCGAGTGACGTCTGGGCCACCCTGGTCAAGCACATCACCGGTTATCCCGTGCCGGACCGCAGCACCATCTTCGACACGCTCCGCTCCGACCACGGCGGCAAGCTCTTCCGGATGGACATCAAGGAGCGCAGCCTCAGCCTGATGGTCAAGGACTCCGGGTTCCTGACCAACACCGGCGAGGACTACGACATCTTCTTCTTCGACGGCGGCAAGAAGACGAAGATCATGCAGGCCCGGATCGTGTTCGAGGGCCGCGTGAAGGCCGGTGAGGAGATCATCTTCGCCGGCCCCGGGTCCGACAACGTCAACGACGCGCAGGTCCGTGAGGGCAACGAGTTCACGGACTACAACAAGGACAAGATGTCCACCATCCCGCTCGCCCGGTACATGAACGGGCCGCGGACGGCGCTCCTGGAGCTGCTGAGGGGCGGCACCCAGAACGCCCGGTTCAGCAACCTGGGCGTGGGCGGCAGCGACGCGGTGGACCTGAACTCCTTCAACCGGACGGGCGAGTCCTTCGACTACGCCGCCAAGTTCTTCCGGGACCACCAGGTGGTCCTGAAGGACTGGGAGGACCGTTTCGGCAAGGACGACGCCAGCTGGAAGGGCGAGGCCGCGGAAGTGTTCCGCAGCCTGATCAAGAAGATCCGCGAGAACTACGACGCCTACATCGAGACCTTCGACTCGTCGGCCGGCACCGGCGACGAGACCGGCACCGGCAACACGGTGTACTCGCGCGCCCTGTCCTTGGGCCGCAAGTACCTGGAGGACTCTGCCACCAAGCTGCTGGAGGCCTGGCTGGCCTGGGCCAAGTCCCCGTACTACGACCCGCACCAGGTGCTGCGCTACGTCCTGGACGACCTCGCCCAGTGGGTGGACACCAACAACGTCGCCAAGACGAACATCACGTCCACCACCACCCGCTACAGCACCACCGTCCGGCACAGCCCGCAGGGCGGCTTCACCCAGACGCACCCCGAGTACGGCGACCTGACCGACATCGCCAACTGGGCCAAGGTCGGTGACAAGGCGGTCAAGGTCTGGAGCCAGGGTGTCGAGGACTACCTGAGCAAGCCCGCCGCCACGGTGCAGTCCAACCTCAACAACCACTTCCTCGAACTCGGCGAGGACTTCGCGGACAACGTGCCCAAGCCGAAGTCGACCAGCACGGCCTCGGAGGAGTACGAGGAGAAGAAGGCGAAGGAGGAGGAAGAGGAGCTCAGGAAGCAGCGCGAGGAGGACAAGAAGTACCAGGAGGAACTGAGGGAGGAGCAGAGGAAGCAGCGCGAGGAGGACAAGAAGTACCAGGACGAGCTGCGGGAAGAGGCGAACAAGCAGCGCGAGGAGGACAAGAAGTACCAGGACGAGCTGCGGGAAGAGGCGAACAAGCAGCGCGAGGAGGACAAGAAGTACCAGGACGAACTCCGCAACGAGCAGAAGGCGGAGCAGGAGGAGGCCAAGCGCGAGGCCGAAAACCTGCGCAACGAGCAGAACCAGCAGCGCGACGAGGACAAGAAGTACGCGGACGAACTCCGCGAGGAGCAGAAGCGCGAGCAGGAAGAGGCCAAACGCGAGGCCGAGCAGCAGGCCAAGGAGGTGCAGGAGAGCCTCGGAGGCATCAACGACCCCAACAACCCGGCCAACCAGCAGAACCTCGACGGCCTCGACGACCTGCTGAACCAGCAGAACGCGATCACCACCGAGAGCCCGGGCGACCTGGGCGACCTCAACGGGAACGGCAACGGGAACGGCCAGACCGACCTGGGGCCGATCACCTCGAACCTCGGCAACCTCGGCTCGCTGAACGGCGGCTCCCTCAAGACCCCCGACCGGCTCCAACTCCCAGCTGAACAACGCGGGCGACCTGACGACCGACTTCCCGGACGGCAGTACCAGCTCGTTCGACCCCGACACCGGGACGCTGACCACCACCTCGCCGGACGGCAACGTCACGACGCAGGATCTGGGTGA
- a CDS encoding YbaB/EbfC family nucleoid-associated protein, with translation MTEPLEKRLEKAMAELQAAQEAVARTERELRQASFAVLSSDRAVRATVGPQGELTGIEFLENKYRDMSHQELSASVLEAANAARLKMNKHVMKAMAPFAEPSSDVPELKGFELDWERVFGPEVLRDDDEDTARDVEAAPGWRDALGEDGED, from the coding sequence GTGACGGAACCGCTGGAGAAGCGACTGGAGAAGGCCATGGCCGAGCTCCAGGCTGCCCAGGAGGCGGTCGCGCGCACCGAGCGCGAGCTGCGCCAGGCGTCGTTCGCGGTGCTCTCCTCCGACCGCGCGGTCCGCGCCACCGTGGGCCCGCAGGGTGAACTGACCGGCATCGAGTTCCTGGAGAACAAGTACCGGGACATGTCCCACCAGGAGCTCTCCGCCAGTGTCCTGGAGGCGGCGAACGCGGCACGTCTGAAGATGAACAAGCACGTCATGAAGGCGATGGCACCCTTCGCCGAGCCCAGCAGCGACGTGCCGGAGCTGAAGGGCTTCGAGCTGGACTGGGAGCGCGTCTTCGGCCCGGAGGTGCTGCGCGACGACGACGAGGACACCGCACGCGACGTCGAGGCCGCCCCCGGCTGGCGGGACGCGCTCGGCGAGGACGGGGAGGACTGA
- a CDS encoding alpha/beta fold hydrolase, with amino-acid sequence MAGTTHPLQLDRGTVDVTVDVQGQEGRTFLLLHGGGGPQTVTPFAGFLAGQRPARVLTPLHPGFGGTVRPEWLTDVPTLAQVYADLLEELDLRDVAVVGNSIGGWIAAELAALGSERISCVTLVNAVGVRVPGHPIADTFSLTPPELARLSFHDPSKSRFDPNALSAEQRAVMEANRAALRVYSGPHDMADPTLTDRLAKIDRPTLVVWGASDQVVDSDYGRAYARAVPGADFRLLEGTGHLPQAETPEQLLPVVWDFAESHTADRTRN; translated from the coding sequence ATGGCCGGCACCACCCACCCACTCCAGCTCGACCGGGGCACGGTCGATGTCACCGTCGACGTGCAGGGTCAGGAGGGGCGCACCTTCCTGCTGTTGCACGGAGGCGGCGGTCCGCAGACCGTCACCCCGTTCGCCGGCTTCCTGGCCGGGCAGCGGCCCGCCAGGGTCCTCACCCCTCTTCACCCGGGCTTCGGCGGCACGGTCCGCCCCGAGTGGCTGACCGATGTGCCGACCCTGGCGCAGGTCTACGCCGACCTGCTGGAGGAGCTCGACCTGCGGGACGTGGCCGTGGTGGGCAACTCCATCGGCGGCTGGATCGCCGCCGAACTGGCGGCTCTGGGCAGCGAGCGGATCAGCTGTGTCACCCTCGTCAACGCGGTCGGCGTCCGCGTCCCGGGTCACCCGATAGCCGACACCTTCTCGCTCACGCCCCCGGAGTTGGCACGCCTCTCGTTCCACGACCCCTCGAAGTCCCGCTTCGACCCGAACGCGCTCTCCGCGGAGCAGCGCGCGGTCATGGAGGCCAACCGTGCCGCGTTGCGGGTCTACTCGGGCCCGCACGACATGGCCGACCCCACGCTCACCGACCGGCTGGCCAAGATCGACCGTCCGACCCTGGTCGTCTGGGGCGCGAGCGACCAGGTGGTGGACTCCGACTACGGACGCGCGTACGCGCGGGCCGTCCCCGGCGCGGACTTCCGTCTGCTGGAGGGCACGGGCCACCTGCCCCAGGCCGAGACGCCGGAGCAACTGCTGCCGGTGGTCTGGGACTTCGCGGAGTCCCACACCGCGGACCGCACACGGAACTGA
- a CDS encoding TetR/AcrR family transcriptional regulator, whose translation MATQAGAGRTNQKLRTRTAILAAARELIEAGSEVTMPAIARAALVSEATAYRYFPDLPSLISEALAGAWSPPAEALAPVAGSADPVERIAFACDYLLRGILARQGSVRAMIAATITRPETVAARPGIRFGLIDEALRPVEDTLGAADPDAFAQLKRGLAVVVSAEALFVLTDLCGLEADEAVASAVRTAVALTRAATHPAA comes from the coding sequence ATGGCGACCCAGGCCGGTGCGGGCCGCACCAACCAGAAGCTGCGCACGCGGACGGCGATCCTGGCAGCCGCACGGGAGTTGATCGAAGCGGGCTCCGAGGTGACCATGCCGGCGATCGCCCGCGCCGCGCTCGTCTCCGAGGCCACCGCCTACCGGTACTTCCCCGACCTGCCGTCGCTGATCAGTGAGGCGCTGGCCGGTGCCTGGTCGCCGCCCGCGGAGGCGCTCGCCCCGGTGGCCGGCTCCGCGGATCCCGTCGAGCGCATCGCGTTCGCCTGCGACTATCTGCTCCGCGGCATCCTCGCGCGGCAGGGTTCGGTGCGGGCGATGATCGCGGCCACCATCACCCGTCCCGAGACGGTGGCGGCCCGCCCCGGCATCCGCTTCGGGCTCATCGACGAAGCGCTCCGTCCGGTGGAGGACACGCTCGGTGCGGCCGACCCGGACGCGTTCGCCCAGCTCAAGCGCGGCCTGGCGGTCGTGGTGAGCGCCGAGGCCCTCTTCGTCCTCACGGACCTGTGCGGACTCGAAGCCGACGAGGCCGTCGCCAGCGCCGTGCGGACCGCGGTCGCACTCACCCGAGCGGCCACCCACCCGGCGGCATGA
- a CDS encoding helix-turn-helix transcriptional regulator — translation MPQQVQQSEQVQQAQQAQKAQQVRQGRTETVRVAIHAPEPLVRAGLAGFAALDPCLHELPGDRIGEADAIVVAMEVADASVLDLLPRLSDGPDARFLVVVGKQWRADLTAARKRGVRGVVWWDFCSPAVFARSVRAVAGSDGSAPTPPHGPASTSASTSTSASALGVSHTEHTGGHLPSGATTATATAGATATATTRARTVPELSSREVDVLRLIAEGKQCDEIAVELSYSERTVRYILYGAMKRTRTRNRAHAVSYAIRAGLI, via the coding sequence ATGCCCCAGCAGGTCCAGCAGAGCGAGCAGGTCCAGCAGGCCCAACAGGCCCAGAAGGCCCAGCAGGTCCGGCAGGGACGCACCGAGACCGTGCGCGTGGCGATCCACGCGCCTGAGCCCTTGGTCCGTGCCGGACTGGCCGGCTTCGCCGCCCTGGACCCGTGTCTGCACGAGCTGCCCGGGGACAGGATCGGCGAGGCGGACGCGATCGTGGTCGCCATGGAGGTGGCTGACGCCTCGGTGCTGGACCTGCTACCCCGCCTGAGCGACGGACCCGACGCACGCTTCCTCGTGGTCGTGGGCAAGCAGTGGCGGGCGGATCTGACGGCGGCACGGAAGCGGGGCGTACGCGGCGTCGTGTGGTGGGACTTCTGCAGCCCGGCCGTCTTCGCCCGGAGCGTGCGAGCGGTGGCGGGCAGTGACGGGAGCGCTCCCACTCCCCCGCACGGACCCGCGTCCACGTCCGCGTCCACATCCACATCCGCGTCCGCACTGGGGGTGTCTCACACCGAGCACACGGGCGGGCACCTCCCCTCCGGCGCCACCACCGCCACGGCCACCGCTGGCGCCACCGCCACCGCCACCACCCGCGCCCGGACCGTACCCGAGCTGAGTTCGCGCGAGGTGGACGTGCTGCGTCTGATCGCGGAGGGAAAGCAGTGCGACGAGATCGCGGTCGAACTCTCCTACTCCGAACGCACGGTGCGCTACATCCTGTACGGCGCGATGAAGCGCACCCGGACCCGCAACCGCGCGCACGCCGTGTCATACGCGATACGCGCCGGACTGATCTGA